The Primulina eburnea isolate SZY01 chromosome 12, ASM2296580v1, whole genome shotgun sequence genome includes the window AAATTCTTCGACTTGTCTCAAAACAGCCAGCTCTTCTGCCAACGCAGCTCGCCTGCAGACGATTCCAGAAAGAGATTACAAAATATTTGAATGAATGTGGAAAGCACACGTATGTTAGAATACATTAGGTCATAACATAATATACTAAAGTGCTAGCAAAAACTTTAACTTAAATGCTCGTATACATACACTTGACTTTGCTTCTCATACTCGTAACGGACTTCATGAACATTCACCATAACTTCAAGCTCGTGATCTATGGATCGCTGCATGGACTTTTCATTACTCTAGAAACAAAATATAAGTTCGCATGGTTTGAAAAATTATGTAGAAAAGATTGTCACGTGGATGGAGAAAGCAACTACCTGGCCATTTATTCCATTTCCATGTCCATTGCTTGTGACTGGAAAGAGATGGAACATCagcataaaaaattaatgaGGGCTGTTCAAAGCTTATTAGGTCCCAAAATCAGAAGAGCGTTGTCAAGAGGCTCGAGGAAATATAGTAAACGGGACACAAATGGACGACAAAAAATGAATATCCATGGAAAACAAATACCAGAGTTGTCACGAGCTGAAGATTTACGTGCTTCCAGCAATTCTTTCAACCTCTTAGTGGCCATTGCGGCTTCTTCAGTCTTTCTCTGAAGAACCTAAAATAAATCAATTCAGAGAAGACTGCAATCAAATGCTTGTGGAATACAATCCAAATATCACAAAAGAATGCCACCTTTACAGAATTATTAGCGAGCATCTCCAAGGAAGAATTAAATTTTCTGGCCAAAGTTACATCAAAATAAGATAACAAAGTCGGAATAACACGTAGACACATAGTTCATAAAGAAGATTTTCACCATCTTTTGTCGCTGATTCAATGCTTGTAATTTATGTCTCTCATACTCGTTTCTTCTGCCCTCCTTCTTTAACTGTATGACAACATTGTATGTCAAAGTAAAGCTCAACTGATGAAGTAAAATTTACAAAGGGGACACACTAGACGGAGTTATATTTTAATCAATTAGTATCAAAATAGTActcattttgaaaaataaaatatctgatCAAGACTAATTGTTCAGATGGCAGTAAAATTACCTGCAGGAGTTCCTTCTCTCGAGATGCCTTCCACTGCCGAAATTGTTCAGCTTCTTGCTTAATCCGTTGTTGCAATTGAACCTGCAACGCCAAAAAATATGAAGGCATTGAATGTTTAAAAGTATGATAATTATACAAAAATGGGTAAAACTATATGACCTTTTGTGCCTTGATGCATTGTATTTCCTCTTGCAACTTTTTAGCAGCTTCATCACTCTTCTGTTTCTGCTTTAAAAGTTGAACTTGGTTCTCTTGTTTCTTTTTAAGATCTTGTatctgatgagtagagattgaaaatttcttaaaacaagcacatatataatttgACAAACAGATAAAACTTAAAAGAGAGAAGTAAAATAAAAACCTGAGCTTCAAGAACTTTCAATTTTTGTGCATGCATGTCTTCCAATTTTTGTGCTTGTCCATCAGAATTAGCAGAGAGGTTTTCAACTGCTGCCAAAAGTCGATCTCTCTCGTGCTGCATCAACTTAAAAGGTAAATAGGAATACTAAAATATTGAATCTTATCAAAGAGCTGTTCTTCGAGCCATTATTTTTCACAGTATGAGACCTGTACAGTCCTTTTTTCCTCCTCGAGTTCCAAAATTTTCTTTCCAAAGTGCTGCTTAAGAGCCACAGTGTCAGGGCAACCAAACAGTTTCATTTCCGACTGCAAAAGAAATTTTACATTAAGACTACCACATGTATTTTACCTACGAATAAGTATAGATAATAAACATAAACACATTAAATATAAATGAAACCTCTTTCTGCTCCAACTGTCGATTTAATTCATTCAGTTCTTTATCCATACTATTTTGTAAGCAAGTATGCTCCAACTCTTTGACTGTATCTTCATCCATATCTCCTGAATCACCTGAACCATTGACAAACCCAAACCACAGTACAAAATTACTGTTAAATGAATTTCTCTGTATTTTTCTCCAGAATTGAGTTTTGCAAAATAGTTTCATTCGTGTTAGAATTTTCCCAGCTAACTATGATTGTTTGTTAAAGAAAGTAGAAAATTGGTAGAAAGTGAAGTATGGACATACTGCCTTCACTAATTTGATAGTCAGATGATTCCATACTTTGCAATCCCCTTTTGAGTCCTTCACTTTTCATTATACCATTTCCGCGAACCTGCAATTGCATCACAgaattaaactcttcaaaattcATACTCACAAAGTGACATATGAACAATTTACCAAGTGAAGATATTACATACTTTAGAAACAGAATCATATTGCTCAATGCTGCCACCTTTTTTGCGAAGTTCGTTAAGTTCTCGGTTCAGCTCCTCATTAGTAGCCTCAAGCCAAGAAATTCTATCCTTGAGAACCTGCACGATTTAATTGAAACTAAAATTCTTCCTCGTgtcaaagatatatatatatatatatatatatatatatatatatatatatatatatattatgtgtcTATCTTTATATCAGGGTTGTAAGGGATATTCAACCTATAATTATGGAGTAAACTCATTCAGAATTTAGTGTAACCATAAGTCTATACAAAGAAACTTTACTTCACCTGTATTTCATCAATGGAAATGCCTCCGCCACGACCACAAAGTTCGGCTTGTAGATATTCCAATTGTTGACGCATCTTTATCATCTCGTTAGATATTGGATCTCGGTTAATCTGATCATCAAGAAATCAAATTTATATCAATATGAAAACTTAGAGAGAGAAATGATCCTCAATTAAATTTGTTGAAAATGTCACAAGGAAGAAGGAGAGAAACAGATAGACAGCACCAACACTTACAACAGGTTTATTCTGGATATTTCGAGCACGATTGGCATACTTCAGAGTGTTGAGAGTTTCTTCAGCATTTATATCCGCAGGACTAATGCATGCTGCAAAACAAGTCATTTAGAGCTTAGAACAACATGATAAGTATTCTACGGGTATTTCTTGTAAACTTCTTAATCAGTTACAGACATTGTTTCTGATTCACAAACTTGAAAATTGTTTGCATTACCTATCATTACAGTTCTGCTATTGCCACCAAGAGAATCCTGCCAATAATAAAAAACctttaaactttaaacataattaatatctcctTACAGAAGACTAGCGAGTTGTTAGCTAGAGATTTAAGGAAATATTtgattaaaaaagaaaatgcagGTTTTGTCACCGCAAAAATCTTAACAGTCAGGTATGACCTCAGATCTAATAACAAGATCTGTTACGTGGCATAGCTAGAAAAGTTAACATTTCATAGGTGAACTTGTCCCGGACCTGCAGTAGCCGAGTAAGTTTGCTATCCCGATATGGTACATGAAGACCCTCTTTTCGCTTTTTCTCATCACCAAGCGCGCTAATAACGTTACCAAGTGCAAGAAGGCCCTTGTTAATGTGAACTCCTGTCAAGGTACATGTCACAAATATGGTTGGGCGTGAATCATGAACAGAAAAAAAATAGTTATCAAGGCACCTTCTTTAAAACGTAGACCATCAGAGCCTGTTCTCTTAGCACGCTCTGATCCAGCGAGATCCACCAAATGCAACTTGGCACAGAGATACTCTTCAACCATACAGTCGGTTAGATTGCCATCATTAGAGCTGCACATCTGCTCCATCGTAATGGTGAAAATGGCATGCGAGCGACTGAGACAAACAGGGGGAGGAATTATTATCCTCAGCAATAACTTAGTGAAGATTCAGGTGGAATAGATGGATTACTCTGAGTAAATTCCGCTAAGCACAACACTTCAGAGGGTAAGGGCTGATGTTCAAGAATGAAGTTGAATGAACTAAACAGATGCAATGCAATGGATTGCGTTTTCTTATTGTTGCACGGATGAAACATCAGAAATAAAATGTTACAGCAGATTAAATGGAAAACAATTGCATGTAATTCCGGAATAGGGATTTTCATCATTGTCAACTTAAGAACATTACTTTATATTTGAACGATACATCTAAAAATGATACCATAATTCAGATCACACACCTTGACTGATTGTTCATATTTGTACTCCCTGTTGCACGGCTCAGTGATCCTAGCTCCAGGCAATCGGCCATTTCTTTGAGAGTTTTAACACTACACTCAGTTGATCCAGCCAATGTAATTACACCGTCCGATGTTTCACGGATTTGTATAGGAGTTTTCCCAGGGATAGTTATTTTTCCTGCTTGTCCATTCGCTATATCTTGTTTGTTAGCAGAATTGGGGTCGAGTAGGTCCCTCACTTCTTCTTTATGAATCTTCAGGTGAAAAATAACAAGATTACATAATGTCAACACAAAAATATATACTAAGTAAATAAAGTATAACATCAAATTGTCCGTGCATGTGATAACACACATAATCAACAAACATAATAATGCCATTAATCAAAAGTGTATGGCGACAACATATGAAAACAATTGTCTATACTTTAAAGGAAGAAGAGAGGATGGTCATATGAACCTCAATAAAGGAAACATGTAATTGGAATTCAATCTCTTGTTTCAAGGTTTCAATCTTGCTGAACAAAGAATTCATAACTTTCGGAATTAGTCCGTTTTGCTGTCCATCTTTGACATTAGTACCCATGGTGTATGTTTTTCCCGATCCTGTCTGAGTCACATTCAAGAAACAATTATAATAGAAATCAGTTACAGACACCATCTAGAGCTAATATCCTTCGGTAGATCAAAATATTATCGAATTGTAAGCTGACCTGTCCATATGCAAGAACAGTAGCATTGTACCCTTGAAACAAACCATCAACCAAAGGCGCGACACATTCATCGTACATTGCAGTCGAGGGCGAGCCAGTACTACCATAAACATGATCAAATGTAAATGAATGCGTACCAATTTGCACCTGTACCATAATCATGGAACAACCTAATGATCAAACAAACATTCCGAAATGACTACAAATGAAGCAATACCGGACAGGACCCCAAGGGGAACCAAATattaaagaagaaaaaataacATAAACATCAGAACGAAATCCCACAATAAATCCTAAAGTTCATCAAACCGGTTCATAGAAACTATCACCATGGATGAAAACTCCGTAAACTTTCTTCCTCGCAAGCTCGTATGTATTTGCTTTAGGTGATTAAAAAAACCCATTGAACCACGAAAGTaaaagaaaatttgaaggtcataaatgtttttgtttaatttttagtatttataaTGCAACTCTGGAGTATAAAATTTGGAAACACTAAAAATTCAGATCTTTAAGAAACCATCAACTTCAACAGCCAAAAAGCAATTATCCCACCACCAACACCGCATTCTTCTTGAAATTGCAGCAACTTCACCGCTACACAGTAAAAACCATGTCTTGTAACAAATGTAAAGGGTACCTGAGGCTTCCCAGGTGCTAAGGTAACACAATCCTTACACCCCTGAAGCCTTTCATCTCCTAACAAAGGCCTGATGTGAACAGCAACTTTTACACAACAATCCTCCCCAGAAGAATTAGCTTCCATCGGAAACGCCACAAACAAACTGCAATCGAGAGACTAGCAGTAATCCAAGTTGAACCCACAAAAGCTCTAAAAGCCAAATGTGTTACAGAAAAAAGAAGATGTCTTGGAGCAGACAATGATACAGAGATAGAGGGAATGGGAGAGAGAAAGTTAAGCGGAGATAATATTGGGGAAGGGTAGTTGAAGGGATTATAGGAGTAGAAGAAGAAGTAGAAGACGAAGAGGAAGAAGAATCTCCACTTcttgtttgtgtgtgtgagcTGTGTGTGTGATTGCAAGCCAGGACAAGTGGACAACCACTAGCCCCAACGGTTCATATCAACACTTCTAGTGTAAGTAAGCTTACACGCATTCTTTGATTCATTACAAAAAATACtccaaattaataaaatttattcaGCTATAGTTTTCgggttatttatttatatatgttatttGATACAACACGAATTCCacataaattatatataaaatttaagaatattttaaTCTAGTGtcatatcaaatcagaaatatAGTTGTAGTTCAAGATACATAACATATGATTATAGTCGAAAATTTCTTGTGGGTTGTGAAAATCTTTTGGAAGATTCAAAATAGGTTATGACATCCTCTTTTAGTTTTGTTATTACAttctaggattatttatcccaaAAAGATCATGTTATTCAATAGAAATGAaaactcataaaaaaaaaaaaaaaaaaaacaaataaatagaatacataataaataaataaacccTTGAAGTGGGGTGTTTCCCGGAAAAAGGACGTCCTACTCCCAACGGCTTTCCCCGTTTTATCACAAAAAACGGCGTGTTTGTATTGTACGTTTGGTATAGAAATAGAGGAATCGTGGGGGAAAAGAACAGCTCAAACCACGTGATGCTATGGAATGGAATTGTATAGCACGAGGCCACTACGATATGGATTCGATTCATTGCATCACACGACCACACATATTATCTACAATAATAAAACTGTTGATGAAATTGTTGATCATTTGTTCTTCGATTGCAGTGTTACAAATTCCATTTGGAAGAGTGTACAAATCCTATTTGGAAGAGTGTTCGTCATTGGCTTGATATGAAGAAAATAATGGGATCTCCGACGGCTATATTGCGAGCTTTCAGAAGGCAGTATAGAGGTATCTCGATGTTGACAAGAATGAGAATAACAGAACTGACTGCAACAGTATACCACGTTTTGAATATGCGAAATAGAGTAATATTttaccaagaaaaatgctactGTCAAGATATCGTCATGAAGGTTAAGATTCACACGTATCGGTCCATTCCTGAAACAATTGAAGTAGCAAGCGAGTACGCGTGATTATTTTGGCATTTGATTTGTATTTTCATAATATGATGTTTCTTGTTTGACTTTCTCTGGGGATACCAGTGTATTTGTAACATTAACTTTTTACCCATTTTAATGAAATcagtttcattaaaaaaaatataatattaaaattaacaTTGTCACTTGTTTTTAGTAATTATATTCATACGATGCATAGCCTATTTTTATTTCGAatgaataaatattatattttatgaacAATGAGTTTCTTTCTTTAGGGTAAGACTCTAATTTTATATAGACTATATAccaatatataaataatattgatGTCGATAGTATTAATGTGACAAAATATAGGTCATTTACATAATTCTCTCATAATGGTTCAAACTCAAAcctatttattttatgatacgTGGAGTGTATATTATACTACATAAACATGTCACACTTGCTATTATCAAtataatacacacacacatacatacatagatacatacatatatatatgtgtgtgtaaatatatattttattttctaaagTGACAAACAATGATATCGGAGAAATATATTTTGGTCTATTAATATGATGTTTGTCATGATTATACCCCCAAACAAAATATGCCACATGCTTTGTAATCCACAAACCATATCACATAGAATTGTATCAAGTTTGATTGTCTTTTTTCCCCTCTTTAATTTTGTAAGAACCAAATTACATTTAAGAATCTAAATATTGATAAATAAGGACATTCTGAAATCGCATGCTACGCAAGACGAATATATACAAGAAGACACCAAATAAAAGTATATATATCCATTTAAGTAAAAAACTTAATTTAACCATATGATCGAATAAAGAAGAAACATTCAGCATTACCAAATAATCCTAAATTTTCATGTAAAATGTGTGGGTAAATACAATAAAGGTCTACGACAAATCTCTTCGTTATCATTATATACAGATCCCAAAAATTTCGTGATTAAAGTTGCGACCAATATAGATTACATGTCTAATATATAGAATTCGGGTCACGAAGGATTACAATTAGCATGGCTTCTTCCCATTAATTATGGGGAAAACCCTAAATCTTTGTGATTGATATTAGTTCACATATTTTAATATCATACTCAAAGCGTCCTTATTTTCTCGTTTCTAAATCAAGGTTTGCATTTTTTGGCCTATAGTCTGATTAACCATGTATATTATTAATCAGGGGACACTATATCCTAATCAAACTTTAATTTACCTATTAATGCTCCACATAGAAACATGATTTAATATATGTCATATTCGAATTATTCCATCATATTAGACACCaacacatgtatatatatatcgattTACTTTCGGTTTATCGATCCGATGAAATATGATGGTGATTTGATTTCTTGAGATGATCATCTCAAGAAATACACGCATTATACaatgatgataaatcaatatatatataaacgacATGATGATTTATGACTCTAATATCATTTGTAGAACTTGAGTCAAACACcgaatgaaataaatatatgtgtGTAATAATCACTAATATATATTtcaagaataataataatatatatacacatacgtATATGTATACGTATAAAAGAGACAAAGTTTGAGGGGACACAGTAAAAGGTAATGAAGACCCCACGCACTAAGACATAACCAGCTGGTAGTCTCCTACCTCACATGGCGCATTTGCTCAGCTCCTCGTGATCCCCACAAGCTTCAGCTTTCACATAATTTGGTgccacttaattaattaattaattaattttattcataCCAAACAAGTTTACTTCTTCTTCAGATCTTTTGGCCACGGGTCTTCTCCGGCTTCGTCTTGCTACAATTTATATTTAGTCTATATACACCAAATACATTTTTTTATTCGTCTCAAATATAAAATCAAATTtccatatttattattattttttatattcttTTACCGATCTACCATCATCATCAAACAAATTAactaattcaaaaaaaaaattatcctaCTAAAAAATTCATTAGATAAGGATAAAATGAGaaattttattgtaaaatttattttctcaataactttcttattttatgtgaaaacatatatctatactattatattaagtatGAGGCTCTCATAATAACCGCTTTATGAAGACACCAACTTTCTTTCCTGTTTTACCCttcttaattttttatatttactatttactattttattataGTTGAGCTCCTAATAATAACCGCTCTACGAGGACACCAACTTTCTTTCCTATTTTATCCTTtctcattttttatattatattttttcttaacaaataatattatattcaccGTCATAATGAAACTGCTcacgtaaaaaaataatattatttattctcCAAACTAACCACCTGAAAAATAAACTctcttctttattttgtgaCGTCATTATGTTGTAATatcatgaatatttaatatattagccACATGTATTCAGGACACACGCAACGCATGTGCCACggttactagtaataataaaactTAAATATATGAGAAGTAGAGTATAAAATTGGGCTTGGGTGTCGTTTGCTTGGTTGGTAATGTCATTgaaattgatatttgattgtCCAATATAACGGATTTGTGTTTAATACGATTATTAAATCTATTATTATTTCATGATTTAATCTCGATCAACATATACTTCAgtgtttaaaatataataataactcATAACTGAATTTGATGCATTTATTTATGAAAGTCTTAATTTAGGCCAAATTTGgctcattaaaaaaatttatatatgataataattttttttaaaaaaataattattatattgtaTATCCATTATGTTTTCCTTACTGACATACGCATGTTCTATTATGTGCATGACAATTATGTTTGATTGAATTCTATTAATTAATTGTACTTTTGACTATTAATACTAATATCACTTAATGCAATTATTATACGTATGCGTACCTAATTTGTAGGTgtatgtttttaaaataattggtTTTAAAGTAATTACCGCGTGTGACGAATTATAATAGTTATAATCTGATCGATTATAAATGGAATCACtaattagtttttttttgtttttttatctaACTCTTTTATTTATTGGGGATCGTTAATTTAGAAGTTTATGAAACTAtattaaaattacatttttgttaCCCTATATTTACTTGATCTtataaaataacaaatatataaattaatgtaTTAATTTGTAGTTACCTAACTATATATATACTCTTACTATATTTGCATGCGTAAATTCTTTGCTTCTTTTTCAAGGTTCAAGTCTTCAATTCAAGAGAGTGTGTGTGTCTAATACAAGGAGATGAAACGTGCAAAAAACTTAAAGGGCAAAACATCACACGAACCTATTTCTTCTTAATTTGCTCAAAAATGTGATACactaatttatatataatattatgctCTAATCTGGGAAGAATTAAGAAGTTTGGCAGCTTGATTTCTCAAAATTAAACAGTAAAAGTAAACATAACCTTTTGAAGAAAAGTAGAGACAGACACATGCATGTATTGCACTTGGGTGCGCTATGGCTGTTTTCTACAATAATCAAGTTTAGTGAACATAATGAAGAAAATTGTTTTCACTTTCTCATCTATCCCTATTTTCTGTATATATCGAATGAGAATATTTGTAATCATAGAATTTTCTtcattattttaagttaagaatgAACTAACTAATACGAAAAAATGTGTTAAGAGATTAATAATGTTAGAATTAAAGACTTTGTATctacaataattaattaaattatagtaTGTGAAGATTCATATTttaataatgaacctattattTAGATTATTACTACCAAataaatattgattttttacTATGTATTGTTAGACTGTAAATCCCCATTTTTACTTACAATCAAACAGAAGAACAAAAGTGATGTTCAATGGGAGGTGATTGGGACTATGGTGCCCTTACATCTCATGAGAATACACATGGTCCATTAGTAAAATTGATGGCTTAATAAATTTACTAATAAATGGAAAATGATCAGTGGTTGGTccatccatatatatatatatatatatatatatatatatatatatatatatatatatatatatatatatacacacacacacacacacacacacacacacacacacacacatatatatatatatatatatatatatatatatatatatatatatatatatatggatcgGACTTGAGTAGTTGAAAAAAGACATACAACATTGGCAAGAACGACGACGTTCAGCAGAATATATGACTCATGCTCCAATGGCAACGTTAATTAAAAAAGtggaaaataattaattaaattccaaTAAACTATAACTATAGTCTATTGAATCACATTAATAATTTGATATTATTGAtcataattaatttttgagTGATTTTCTTAACTAATTGATAGTTAACCGTGTGATTAGGGGTTCTATGTATATTAGTCAATTAATCACATGGAAAGATATTATTAAACAGAAAAAGGTATTAAAGCGATAGGCTGGATGAAAAGGTGAGATTGTAATGCTCAACCACTGGAATTCATTGCTTGCCCCTCAATAAAAGAACCAGAAACTCAAGACTTGAATACAAATCAATTTGAGCAACTAATTGAATGAAAATTTACAAGCTAAGATATAACTTACCCAACAAACAAACTCCTTCATTTGCAAGAAAGAATTTTAATTAGAgccaaaatgattttttttttatgaaaaagacaAGAAAGTTTTCTAAATAAGCAATATAGAGATCATTCATTAGAAAACATTTAAGTTTTACTCGTGGATGAGATGATGAACGATGCATAATATAATCATAATAAACCAATATACTTTGTAAGATAATAGTGCATATCACTAATTCTTTGTAGAATTAGATCCAAGCAATAGACAAAGCAAGGATGATTAATAAATCAATATCTTATCATCCTCACCAAGCAGTGAGTAAAGCCAtcgtttgtttttttttttaaaaaaattatttttgtaacTATGCTTGCATTATTGCATACAACTTTAATTCATTTTCTCAACCTAACTTGTAACCCAACGTTGTATTTCCCCCAATATTCCTACCGTTAGCTCAGATGCAAACCAAGTAACCACAAGTAGCATGATGATGAGACCCCAATAGTTTTCCTAAACTTGGTAT containing:
- the LOC140808440 gene encoding kinesin-like protein KIN-4A isoform X3; amino-acid sequence: MGTNVKDGQQNGLIPKVMNSLFSKIETLKQEIEFQLHVSFIEIHKEEVRDLLDPNSANKQDIANGQAGKITIPGKTPIQIRETSDGVITLAGSTECSVKTLKEMADCLELGSLSRATGSTNMNNQSSRSHAIFTITMEQMCSSNDGNLTDCMVEEYLCAKLHLVDLAGSERAKRTGSDGLRFKEGVHINKGLLALGNVISALGDEKKRKEGLHVPYRDSKLTRLLQDSLGGNSRTVMIACISPADINAEETLNTLKYANRARNIQNKPVINRDPISNEMIKMRQQLEYLQAELCGRGGGISIDEIQVLKDRISWLEATNEELNRELNELRKKGGSIEQYDSVSKVRGNGIMKSEGLKRGLQSMESSDYQISEGSDSGDMDEDTVKELEHTCLQNSMDKELNELNRQLEQKESEMKLFGCPDTVALKQHFGKKILELEEEKRTVQHERDRLLAAVENLSANSDGQAQKLEDMHAQKLKVLEAQIQDLKKKQENQVQLLKQKQKSDEAAKKLQEEIQCIKAQKVQLQQRIKQEAEQFRQWKASREKELLQLKKEGRRNEYERHKLQALNQRQKMVLQRKTEEAAMATKRLKELLEARKSSARDNSVTSNGHGNGINGQSNEKSMQRSIDHELEVMVNVHEVRYEYEKQSQVRAALAEELAVLRQVEEFASKGVSPPRGKNGFSRVSSMPPNARLSRIASLESMVNISSNSLVAMASQLSEAEERERSSASRGRWNQLRSMGEAKNLLQYMFTYLGEARCQLWEKDIEIKEMKEQLKELVGLLRQSEVRRKEVENELKQTVAMALGTPPSGNSHKHIADDMAGSLSPIPVPAQKQLKYTAGIVNGSVRELPAFMDQTRKMVPIGQLSMKKLALVGHGGKLWRWKRSHHQWLLQFKWKWQKPWRLSELIRHSDETIMRARPRPQALPGVMYRNCH
- the LOC140808440 gene encoding kinesin-like protein KIN-4A isoform X2, encoding MEANSSGEDCCVKVAVHIRPLLGDERLQGCKDCVTLAPGKPQVQIGTHSFTFDHVYGSTGSPSTAMYDECVAPLVDGLFQGYNATVLAYGQTGSGKTYTMGTNVKDGQQNGLIPKVMNSLFSKIETLKQEIEFQLHVSFIEIHKEEVRDLLDPNSANKQDIANGQAGKITIPGKTPIQIRETSDGVITLAGSTECSVKTLKEMADCLELGSLSRATGSTNMNNQSSRSHAIFTITMEQMCSSNDGNLTDCMVEEYLCAKLHLVDLAGSERAKRTGSDGLRFKEGVHINKGLLALGNVISALGDEKKRKEGLHVPYRDSKLTRLLQDSLGGNSRTVMIACISPADINAEETLNTLKYANRARNIQNKPVINRDPISNEMIKMRQQLEYLQAELCGRGGGISIDEIQVLKDRISWLEATNEELNRELNELRKKGGSIEQYDSVSKVRGNGIMKSEGLKRGLQSMESSDYQISEGSDSGDMDEDTVKELEHTCLQNSMDKELNELNRQLEQKESEMKLFGCPDTVALKQHFGKKILELEEEKRTVQHERDRLLAAVENLSANSDGQAQKLEDMHAQKLKVLEAQIQDLKKKQENQVQLLKQKQKSDEAAKKLQEEIQCIKAQKVQLQQRIKQEAEQFRQWKASREKELLQLKKEGRRNEYERHKLQALNQRQKMVLQRKTEEAAMATKRLKELLEARKSSARDNSVTSNGHGNGINGQRSIDHELEVMVNVHEVRYEYEKQSQVRAALAEELAVLRQVEEFASKGVSPPRGKNGFSRVSSMPPNARLSRIASLESMVNISSNSLVAMASQLSEAEERERSSASRGRWNQLRSMGEAKNLLQYMFTYLGEARCQLWEKDIEIKEMKEQLKELVGLLRQSEVRRKEVENELKQTVAMALGTPPSGNSHKHIADDMAGSLSPIPVPAQKQLKYTAGIVNGSVRELPAFMDQTRKMVPIGQLSMKKLALVGHGGKLWRWKRSHHQWLLQFKWKWQKPWRLSELIRHSDETIMRARPRPQALPGVMYRNCH
- the LOC140808440 gene encoding kinesin-like protein KIN-4A isoform X1; this encodes MEANSSGEDCCVKVAVHIRPLLGDERLQGCKDCVTLAPGKPQVQIGTHSFTFDHVYGSTGSPSTAMYDECVAPLVDGLFQGYNATVLAYGQTGSGKTYTMGTNVKDGQQNGLIPKVMNSLFSKIETLKQEIEFQLHVSFIEIHKEEVRDLLDPNSANKQDIANGQAGKITIPGKTPIQIRETSDGVITLAGSTECSVKTLKEMADCLELGSLSRATGSTNMNNQSSRSHAIFTITMEQMCSSNDGNLTDCMVEEYLCAKLHLVDLAGSERAKRTGSDGLRFKEGVHINKGLLALGNVISALGDEKKRKEGLHVPYRDSKLTRLLQDSLGGNSRTVMIACISPADINAEETLNTLKYANRARNIQNKPVINRDPISNEMIKMRQQLEYLQAELCGRGGGISIDEIQVLKDRISWLEATNEELNRELNELRKKGGSIEQYDSVSKVRGNGIMKSEGLKRGLQSMESSDYQISEGSDSGDMDEDTVKELEHTCLQNSMDKELNELNRQLEQKESEMKLFGCPDTVALKQHFGKKILELEEEKRTVQHERDRLLAAVENLSANSDGQAQKLEDMHAQKLKVLEAQIQDLKKKQENQVQLLKQKQKSDEAAKKLQEEIQCIKAQKVQLQQRIKQEAEQFRQWKASREKELLQLKKEGRRNEYERHKLQALNQRQKMVLQRKTEEAAMATKRLKELLEARKSSARDNSVTSNGHGNGINGQSNEKSMQRSIDHELEVMVNVHEVRYEYEKQSQVRAALAEELAVLRQVEEFASKGVSPPRGKNGFSRVSSMPPNARLSRIASLESMVNISSNSLVAMASQLSEAEERERSSASRGRWNQLRSMGEAKNLLQYMFTYLGEARCQLWEKDIEIKEMKEQLKELVGLLRQSEVRRKEVENELKQTVAMALGTPPSGNSHKHIADDMAGSLSPIPVPAQKQLKYTAGIVNGSVRELPAFMDQTRKMVPIGQLSMKKLALVGHGGKLWRWKRSHHQWLLQFKWKWQKPWRLSELIRHSDETIMRARPRPQALPGVMYRNCH